Proteins from a single region of Ignavibacteria bacterium:
- the narH gene encoding nitrate reductase subunit beta, translating to MNVRSQISMVFHLDKCIGCHTCSIACKNIWTDRRGAEYMWWNNVETKPGTGFPTKWEDQSKYRGGWDVTNDKLHLKSTNKARTITDIFHNPSMPSMDDYYEPWTYKYDELFNAPEGSDQPTARPISLVTGEYINVEAGPNWDDDLSGSPVYAENDPNLKGLSEEQREQLFAIERLVFFYFPRICNHCLNPGCVAACPSGALYKRGEDGIVLIDQKRCRAWRACVAACPYKKSFYNWSTGKSEKCILCFPRLETGQAPACFHSCVGRIRYLGVLLYDADKIEEVAKSSNEDLIDAQRAMILNPNDPAVIAAALQNGIHESVIDSAQQSPVYKFVKEWKIALPPHIEFRTLPMLFYVPPMSPVMAQKNDDTVSSISKDFFHDIEQARVPLQFLGNLFGAGHQGKIVYALKKQKAVRMYRRAMTVGDIDMKTAEKILTEAECSKEEAEMIYRLTSLCTFEDRFVIPPMHREEAIEMLKDPHEHRTLAGFGFVEGPERGL from the coding sequence ATGAATGTTCGCTCACAAATATCAATGGTATTTCATCTCGATAAATGCATCGGTTGCCACACATGTAGTATTGCGTGCAAAAATATCTGGACGGATAGACGCGGCGCAGAATATATGTGGTGGAACAACGTTGAAACAAAACCCGGAACCGGATTTCCTACCAAATGGGAAGACCAAAGCAAGTACCGCGGCGGTTGGGATGTTACGAATGATAAATTGCATTTGAAATCAACGAACAAAGCGCGAACGATTACTGATATTTTTCATAATCCTTCGATGCCAAGTATGGACGATTATTATGAGCCGTGGACATACAAATATGATGAATTGTTCAACGCCCCCGAAGGTTCTGACCAACCAACTGCTCGACCGATTTCGTTGGTTACTGGAGAATATATCAATGTTGAAGCAGGACCAAATTGGGATGATGATTTGAGTGGTTCTCCGGTGTATGCGGAAAATGACCCGAACTTGAAAGGATTATCCGAAGAACAACGCGAGCAACTTTTTGCAATTGAGCGATTAGTGTTTTTTTATTTTCCGAGAATCTGCAATCATTGTTTAAATCCCGGATGTGTTGCCGCGTGTCCTTCGGGAGCATTGTATAAACGCGGCGAAGATGGGATTGTATTGATAGACCAAAAACGTTGCCGCGCGTGGCGTGCGTGTGTTGCCGCGTGTCCGTATAAAAAATCATTTTACAACTGGTCAACGGGAAAATCGGAAAAATGTATTCTGTGTTTTCCGCGCTTGGAAACGGGACAAGCGCCTGCGTGCTTTCATTCGTGCGTTGGAAGAATTCGCTATCTCGGTGTGTTGTTGTACGACGCTGATAAAATTGAGGAAGTTGCCAAATCTTCGAACGAAGATTTAATTGATGCGCAACGTGCAATGATATTAAACCCCAATGACCCTGCGGTAATTGCCGCTGCATTGCAAAACGGTATTCACGAATCGGTAATTGATTCTGCGCAACAATCTCCCGTGTATAAATTTGTGAAAGAATGGAAAATTGCTTTGCCTCCGCATATTGAATTTCGCACACTTCCGATGTTGTTTTATGTTCCGCCGATGTCTCCCGTGATGGCGCAAAAAAACGATGATACGGTAAGCAGTATTTCGAAAGATTTTTTCCACGATATTGAACAAGCGCGCGTACCGTTACAATTTCTCGGAAATCTTTTTGGTGCAGGACATCAGGGAAAAATTGTGTATGCGTTGAAAAAACAAAAAGCAGTTCGGATGTATCGCCGTGCAATGACAGTTGGCGATATTGATATGAAGACGGCGGAAAAAATTCTTACCGAAGCGGAATGTTCGAAAGAAGAAGCAGAAATGATTTATCGTCTTACGTCGCTTTGCACGTTTGAAGACAGATTTGTCATTCC